Proteins encoded within one genomic window of Corynebacterium aurimucosum:
- a CDS encoding S9 family peptidase, producing the protein MNAPHAAKRPVTREFHGRSFIDNYEWLREKDSPETREYLEAENAYTKERTAHLDTLTENIFTEVKSRIKQTDMSVPQRRGKYWYYGRTEEGQEYGYSCRIPVSEGSDPWTPPTIPEEGAPEGEQVLLDVNALAEDHDFFALGASSVSDSGDLLAYSVDVAGDERFELFIKDLRTGELLEDRLEGIFYGATWVGEEFMFYTTVDDAWRPDTVWRHRVGTPQSEDVVVMREEDSRFGIGVGTTRSEKYIMIVSGSKTTNEAWVLEQSNPEGEFRCLWERETGVDYDVDHAVVDGTDYWVVTHNATGPNFALGYCPVSDDLPALRELTVLMPHDDTVRIEGVDCYRDQIVVGYRRGGIGRAAVMDVREGWARFDELNFNEELYTVGVAGNPEWDAPVLRVSYTSFIQPAQLFDYRVATGEYTLLKEQEVPGGYDKDEYVAYRVWSEAPDGTKVPVSIVHRADLDRTQPNPTLLYGYGSYEANMDPYFSVFRLSLMDRGMIFAMAHVRGGGEMGRNWYDDGKMLAKKNTFTDFIAVADDLIARRVTTPDTLVAEGGSAGGLLMGAVANMAPDRFKAIEANVPFVDPLTSILMPELPLTVVEWEEWGDPYHDPEVYDYMASYSPYENIAPQKYPNILALTSLNDTRVLYVEPAKWVAKLRDVATGGEFLLKTEMAAGHGGVSGRYAKWRQAAFEYAWLINQATGVES; encoded by the coding sequence ATGAACGCACCACACGCAGCGAAACGCCCGGTCACCCGTGAGTTCCATGGCCGCAGCTTCATCGATAACTACGAGTGGCTGCGTGAGAAAGACTCCCCGGAGACCCGCGAATACTTGGAGGCCGAAAACGCCTACACCAAGGAGCGCACCGCACACCTGGACACCTTGACGGAGAACATCTTCACTGAGGTCAAGTCCCGCATTAAGCAGACGGACATGTCCGTGCCCCAGCGCCGCGGTAAGTACTGGTACTACGGGCGCACCGAGGAGGGGCAGGAGTACGGCTACAGCTGCCGCATCCCGGTGTCGGAAGGCTCTGATCCGTGGACTCCGCCGACCATCCCGGAGGAGGGGGCGCCGGAAGGGGAGCAGGTGCTTCTCGACGTCAACGCGCTCGCCGAAGACCACGACTTCTTCGCCCTGGGTGCTTCTTCGGTGAGCGATTCCGGTGACCTGCTGGCCTATTCCGTGGACGTGGCCGGCGACGAGCGCTTTGAGCTCTTCATCAAGGACCTGCGCACAGGAGAGCTGTTGGAGGACCGCCTAGAAGGCATCTTCTATGGCGCGACGTGGGTCGGGGAGGAGTTCATGTTCTACACCACCGTCGATGATGCCTGGCGGCCGGACACCGTGTGGCGCCACCGTGTGGGAACCCCGCAGTCAGAGGACGTCGTGGTCATGCGCGAGGAGGATTCGCGTTTCGGCATTGGCGTGGGGACGACCCGCAGCGAGAAGTACATCATGATTGTGTCCGGCTCGAAGACGACGAATGAGGCGTGGGTGCTCGAGCAGTCCAACCCCGAGGGGGAGTTCCGCTGCCTCTGGGAGCGGGAGACCGGCGTGGACTATGACGTCGACCATGCGGTGGTGGACGGCACCGACTACTGGGTTGTCACGCACAATGCCACCGGCCCCAACTTTGCCTTAGGCTACTGTCCTGTCTCCGATGACCTTCCAGCCTTGCGCGAACTCACCGTCCTCATGCCGCATGATGACACCGTGCGCATTGAAGGCGTGGATTGTTACCGCGACCAGATCGTCGTGGGCTACCGCCGCGGCGGCATTGGCCGTGCCGCGGTAATGGATGTGCGGGAGGGGTGGGCGCGTTTCGACGAGCTCAACTTCAACGAGGAGCTCTACACCGTTGGCGTGGCCGGCAACCCGGAGTGGGATGCGCCGGTGCTGCGCGTGAGCTATACCTCCTTCATCCAGCCAGCCCAGCTCTTTGATTACCGCGTGGCCACCGGCGAGTACACGCTGCTGAAGGAACAGGAAGTCCCTGGCGGCTATGACAAGGATGAGTACGTGGCTTACCGCGTCTGGTCTGAAGCGCCTGACGGGACGAAGGTGCCGGTGTCCATCGTGCACCGCGCGGACCTCGACCGCACGCAGCCGAACCCGACGCTGCTGTATGGCTACGGCTCCTATGAGGCGAACATGGACCCGTATTTCTCGGTCTTCCGTTTGTCTCTCATGGACCGCGGCATGATCTTTGCCATGGCGCACGTGCGCGGTGGTGGTGAGATGGGCCGCAACTGGTACGACGACGGCAAGATGCTGGCTAAGAAGAACACGTTTACGGACTTCATCGCGGTGGCCGATGACCTCATCGCGCGCCGGGTGACCACGCCGGACACCTTGGTGGCTGAGGGCGGCTCCGCCGGTGGTCTGCTCATGGGCGCGGTGGCGAACATGGCGCCAGATCGGTTTAAGGCCATCGAGGCCAACGTGCCCTTCGTGGATCCGCTGACCTCGATTCTCATGCCGGAGCTGCCGCTTACGGTGGTGGAGTGGGAAGAATGGGGCGACCCGTACCACGACCCGGAGGTCTATGACTACATGGCTTCTTACTCACCGTATGAGAACATTGCGCCGCAGAAGTATCCCAATATCCTGGCGCTGACCTCGCTTAACGACACCCGCGTGCTCTACGTGGAGCCGGCGAAGTGGGTGGCCAAGCTTCGTGACGTCGCCACCGGTGGCGAGTTCCTCCTCAAGACTGAGATGGCCGCCGGCCATGGTGGTGTGTCTGGCCGCTATGCCAAGTGGCGGCAGGCGGCATTCGAGTATGCGTGGT
- a CDS encoding phosphoribosylaminoimidazolesuccinocarboxamide synthase, translated as MRPELSSYAHIASGKVRDIYEIDDNTLLMVVSDRISAYDHALEPAIPDKGRVLTATSKFFFDVIDFPNHLAGPLDDERIPEEVLGRAMVVQKLDMLPFECVARGYLTGSGLKEYKASGSVCGVELPEGLTEASRLPEPIFTPATKAEQGDHDENVSFDVVVEKLGRERAEHLREATLRIYATAAALAEEKGIILADTKFEFGVDKHGTLVLADEVLTPDSSRYWPADTYEEGKVQPSFDKQYVRDWLTDSGWDKESTPPRLPDDVVQATRARYVEAFERLSGTTF; from the coding sequence ATGCGTCCAGAACTTTCTTCCTATGCCCACATCGCCTCCGGCAAGGTGCGCGATATCTACGAAATCGACGACAATACCCTGCTCATGGTCGTCTCCGACCGCATTTCCGCCTACGACCACGCCCTGGAGCCCGCCATTCCGGACAAGGGCCGTGTGCTTACGGCGACCTCGAAGTTCTTCTTCGACGTCATTGATTTCCCTAACCACCTCGCCGGCCCGCTCGATGATGAGCGCATCCCCGAAGAGGTACTCGGCCGCGCCATGGTGGTGCAGAAGCTCGACATGCTGCCCTTCGAGTGCGTCGCCCGCGGTTACCTCACCGGCTCCGGGCTGAAGGAATACAAGGCATCCGGCAGCGTGTGCGGCGTCGAGCTGCCGGAGGGGCTGACCGAGGCCTCCCGCCTGCCCGAGCCCATTTTCACCCCGGCCACCAAGGCGGAGCAGGGCGACCACGATGAGAACGTCTCCTTCGACGTCGTTGTGGAGAAGCTAGGCCGCGAGCGAGCTGAGCACCTGCGCGAAGCCACCCTGCGCATTTATGCCACGGCCGCCGCGCTGGCGGAGGAGAAGGGCATTATTTTGGCGGATACGAAGTTCGAGTTTGGCGTCGATAAGCACGGCACTTTGGTCTTAGCTGATGAGGTCCTCACCCCGGACTCCTCGCGCTACTGGCCGGCCGATACCTACGAGGAAGGCAAGGTCCAGCCTTCCTTTGATAAGCAGTACGTGCGCGATTGGCTCACCGACTCCGGCTGGGACAAGGAGTCCACGCCGCCGCGCCTGCCGGATGACGTTGTCCAGGCCACCCGCGCGCGTTATGTTGAGGCCTTTGAACGCCTGTCCGGGACCACTTTTTAA
- a CDS encoding serine/threonine protein kinase, translating into MHSRMISLLTSAALVGGALSVPAAQAADISVRESDHGQWLCTMSASATDRELARDVRAGYIATIKATSEQIQAQFPKLDFSAYTSRDISKAPGYAATVAALAKAGYTGADMVIIMVGATAPEDVVEDESVLLPQDAEYSINAAAARAKKGPAPLLSTGSDFSPKLRAALAENQAQEKEAVDAFNAAQVQSFAECVEELRSRGAQEGIQPVPELPIPGKTTQQQTSSTGAAVLGIMAVLTALMLGGYLASNGKSLGGFELPVLRIPGMA; encoded by the coding sequence GTGCACTCTCGCATGATCTCCCTTTTGACCTCCGCTGCACTGGTGGGCGGTGCCCTGAGCGTGCCGGCGGCGCAGGCTGCCGATATCTCCGTGCGCGAATCTGACCACGGCCAATGGCTGTGCACGATGTCGGCCTCGGCCACGGATCGCGAGCTAGCCCGGGACGTCCGCGCTGGATATATCGCGACGATTAAGGCGACTTCCGAGCAGATTCAAGCGCAGTTCCCGAAGCTGGATTTCTCCGCGTATACCTCGCGCGATATCAGCAAGGCTCCGGGCTATGCGGCGACGGTGGCCGCGCTGGCCAAGGCCGGCTACACGGGCGCGGATATGGTCATCATCATGGTCGGCGCAACCGCCCCAGAGGACGTGGTGGAGGATGAATCGGTGCTGCTGCCGCAGGACGCCGAGTACTCCATCAATGCTGCTGCCGCCCGCGCAAAGAAGGGACCGGCGCCACTACTGTCGACGGGTAGCGATTTCAGCCCCAAGCTGCGCGCCGCTCTGGCAGAAAACCAGGCACAGGAGAAAGAAGCCGTTGACGCCTTCAACGCAGCGCAGGTGCAGTCTTTCGCTGAGTGCGTCGAGGAACTGCGCAGCCGCGGTGCGCAAGAAGGCATCCAGCCGGTGCCGGAGCTGCCCATTCCGGGCAAGACGACGCAGCAGCAAACCTCGTCCACGGGTGCTGCGGTTCTCGGCATCATGGCGGTGCTCACCGCGCTGATGCTCGGCGGCTACCTCGCCTCCAACGGGAAATCCCTCGGCGGCTTCGAGTTGCCGGTGCTCCGCATCCCCGGGATGGCCTAA